The bacterium genome segment ATGCGCCGGACCGACCTCCCGGTGGACGCGGCGCGCGATGGAACGGGCGGCGCCGGCGGTCGTCGCCGCGGCGGACCGCATCTCGCGCACGCTAGGATACCGTGCATCGCGGCCGACATCTAGTACCAGGAAGGGGTGCGCATGAAGATCATCGCGATCGACGCCTACCTCGTCGAGGTGCCGTACAAGACGCCCTACACCATCTCGCCGGGCACGGTGCGAAAGGCCCGCCGGGTCCTCGTCGAGGCGCGCAGCGACACGGGTGTGACCGGGATCGGGGAGACCGGCGTCACGGTGCCCGAGCGCGGCGGCGAAACGGTGGAGGCGATCGTGTCCTCGATTCGCTCATACTTTGCGCCGCTGCTGCTCGGCCGCGACCCGCATGACGTCGCGGGGGCGATCGCGGCGCTGGAGCGCGCGAACTGGGGTCGGACGGGGTTCCTGTGCGCCAAGTGCGGCGTGGACAACGCCCTGTTTGATCTGTTGGGCCACGCGTACGGTATTCCCGTCTACAAGCTCCTGGGCGGCGCGTTTCGCGACCGGGTCTCGGTGTCGCGCAGCCTGAGCATCGGCACGCCGGCCGCGGTCGCCGCCGACGCGCTTCGGAAGAAGGCCGACGGGTACGCATGCCTTACCGTGAAGGCCGGGTTTGATCCGCGCGCGGATCTCGAGTGCGTGGCCGCGGTCCGCGACGCGGTCGGGACGGACTATCCGCTCGAGGTGGACGTGAACGGCGGATACACTGCGGACGTCGCGGTGCCGGTGCTGCGCCGCATGGAACAGCGCTACCACATTCGGGCGGTGGAGCAGCCGTGCGCGTGGTGGGACTTTGACGGGATGGCCAAGGTCGCCGACGCGCTGGAGATCCCGGTGATCGCGGATGAGAGTGCGTGGACGCCGCCGGACGTGATCCGGCTGGCCCGCGAGCGGGCGGCCGACGTCGTCTGCATCAAGGTGATCAAGAACGGCGGCTTCTACCTCTCGCGAAAGATCGCCGAGACCGCCGAGGCCGCCGGCCTCCCCGTAACGCTCGGCAGCAAGCACCCGCTCGGGCCGGGCACGGCGGCGATCCTGCACTTTGCCGCCGCCCTGCCCAACCTGTCCGAACCGGTTGGATACGGGACGCCGCGCGAGCGACTCGCGGACGACATCATCACGCACGACATCGAGATGATCGACGGCATCGTG includes the following:
- a CDS encoding enolase C-terminal domain-like protein; this translates as MKIIAIDAYLVEVPYKTPYTISPGTVRKARRVLVEARSDTGVTGIGETGVTVPERGGETVEAIVSSIRSYFAPLLLGRDPHDVAGAIAALERANWGRTGFLCAKCGVDNALFDLLGHAYGIPVYKLLGGAFRDRVSVSRSLSIGTPAAVAADALRKKADGYACLTVKAGFDPRADLECVAAVRDAVGTDYPLEVDVNGGYTADVAVPVLRRMEQRYHIRAVEQPCAWWDFDGMAKVADALEIPVIADESAWTPPDVIRLARERAADVVCIKVIKNGGFYLSRKIAETAEAAGLPVTLGSKHPLGPGTAAILHFAAALPNLSEPVGYGTPRERLADDIITHDIEMIDGIVAVPQGPGLGVTLDPGKVERYRCS